One Thalassotalea atypica DNA window includes the following coding sequences:
- a CDS encoding electron transfer flavoprotein subunit alpha/FixB family protein translates to MSILVYAEHDNSSLKADTLKTVAAAQAIGGDIHILVAGANCGAVAEEAAKVNGVSKVLVADNAAYEHQLAENVSALVLELAGDYDAIIATALTTGKNFMPRVAALLDVAQISDIIAVESADTFVRPIYAGNAIATVQSLDAKKVITVRATGFDSVATDGSAEVVSLASATDAGISSHVSDELTVSERPDLGAASVVISGGRGMQNGDNFKLLEGIADKLGAAIGASRAAVDAGFVPNDMQVGQTGKIVAPDLYIAVGISGAIQHLAGMKDSKIIVAINKDPEAPIFQVADYGIVADLFEALPELEGKL, encoded by the coding sequence ATGAGCATTTTAGTATACGCAGAACATGACAATAGCAGCCTGAAGGCTGATACATTAAAAACAGTTGCTGCCGCACAAGCTATTGGTGGTGATATTCATATATTGGTTGCGGGTGCTAACTGTGGCGCCGTTGCTGAAGAAGCGGCTAAAGTCAACGGTGTTTCAAAGGTATTAGTTGCAGACAATGCAGCCTATGAACATCAACTAGCTGAAAATGTTAGTGCGTTAGTGTTAGAACTTGCGGGTGATTACGACGCTATTATTGCAACTGCATTAACAACGGGTAAAAACTTTATGCCTCGCGTTGCTGCATTGTTAGATGTCGCTCAAATTTCTGACATCATTGCAGTAGAAAGTGCTGACACATTTGTTCGCCCTATCTATGCAGGTAATGCCATTGCAACGGTACAAAGTTTAGATGCGAAAAAAGTTATTACGGTTCGAGCGACTGGTTTTGATTCAGTAGCAACAGATGGTAGTGCTGAAGTTGTTTCATTAGCTAGTGCAACTGATGCAGGCATTTCTAGCCATGTAAGTGATGAACTAACAGTATCAGAACGTCCAGACTTAGGCGCTGCAAGTGTAGTTATCTCTGGTGGTCGCGGCATGCAAAACGGTGACAACTTCAAACTGCTTGAAGGTATTGCTGACAAGCTAGGCGCAGCAATCGGTGCATCACGCGCAGCGGTTGACGCTGGTTTCGTACCTAACGACATGCAAGTAGGTCAAACAGGTAAAATTGTTGCTCCTGACTTATACATTGCCGTTGGTATTTCGGGTGCAATTCAGCATTTAGCAGGTATGAAAGACTCTAAGATCATTGTTGCAATCAACAAAGATCCAGAAGCACCAATTTTCCAAGTAGCTGATTACGGTATCGTAGCAGACTTATTTGAAGCGCTTCCTGAGCTTGAAGGCAAACTGTAA
- a CDS encoding ExbD/TolR family protein yields MRRRKQPILDPKDAGVDMTPMLDIVFILLIFFIVTTSFVKEKGFLVEHLKNNKASSTPSNNIMIHLDANNIIYFNGKSVDIERLPARVEYFIANNPTENILFRPHENTNYQKVVEVLDELKQFSHLKINIGINSQ; encoded by the coding sequence ATGAGAAGAAGAAAGCAGCCTATTTTAGACCCTAAAGATGCAGGCGTAGATATGACACCTATGCTTGATATTGTTTTTATTCTTCTAATATTCTTCATTGTGACAACATCATTCGTTAAAGAAAAAGGCTTTTTAGTGGAGCATTTAAAAAATAACAAAGCCAGTTCAACACCATCTAACAACATAATGATCCATTTGGATGCTAACAATATAATTTATTTTAACGGTAAATCCGTTGATATAGAGAGGTTGCCTGCAAGAGTAGAATATTTCATAGCGAACAATCCCACCGAAAATATTTTATTTCGCCCCCATGAAAATACCAATTACCAAAAAGTAGTAGAAGTTTTAGATGAACTGAAACAGTTTAGTCATCTTAAAATTAATATTGGGATCAATTCTCAATAA
- a CDS encoding response regulator: MTHITPSDLSILLVEPSDTQRKIIINKLNKEGITEVSTAKNITESIDIIERHPPDLIASAMYFEDGTAKELIKTIKNNEKLADIAFMLVTSEVKREHLEEFKQSGVVALLPKPFTAEHLGAAINTTIDLLSPDEMELDHFDVHEIRVLLVDDSKLARNHIRRVLNNLGLNKVTEAEDGQQAIDLLQDNMFDLVVTDYNMPEVDGRELTRYIREKSQQSHLPILMVTSERNDTHLANIEQDGVNALCDKPFEPKFVKKLLFQLLEH; the protein is encoded by the coding sequence ATGACCCACATTACCCCAAGTGATTTATCAATATTATTGGTAGAGCCTTCAGATACTCAACGTAAAATTATCATTAATAAGCTCAATAAAGAGGGAATTACTGAGGTTAGTACAGCAAAAAATATTACTGAGTCAATCGACATTATTGAACGTCACCCACCCGATCTCATCGCCAGTGCCATGTATTTTGAAGATGGTACAGCAAAAGAGCTCATTAAGACCATTAAAAATAATGAAAAGTTGGCTGACATTGCTTTTATGTTGGTCACAAGTGAAGTTAAACGAGAGCATCTTGAAGAGTTCAAGCAATCGGGTGTAGTCGCATTGTTACCGAAACCTTTTACCGCAGAACACCTAGGTGCGGCGATTAATACCACCATTGACCTCTTATCTCCTGATGAAATGGAGCTGGACCATTTTGATGTCCATGAAATTAGGGTGTTACTTGTCGATGATAGCAAGTTAGCGAGAAATCATATTCGACGAGTACTCAATAACCTTGGATTAAACAAAGTCACAGAAGCTGAAGACGGCCAACAGGCGATAGATTTATTGCAAGACAATATGTTTGACTTAGTAGTAACTGATTACAATATGCCTGAAGTAGATGGCCGAGAATTAACACGATATATTCGCGAGAAAAGTCAGCAGTCACATTTGCCCATTTTGATGGTAACAAGCGAAAGAAATGACACTCATTTGGCCAACATTGAACAAGACGGTGTTAACGCGCTTTGCGATAAACCGTTTGAACCTAAGTTTGTCAAAAAACTATTATTTCAATTACTTGAGCATTAG
- a CDS encoding acyloxyacyl hydrolase: MHKYSYIFLLMSSITHADGVLLSGGQSTSKDKSSVIQFGYIIEPGKSSPLLILNAFTWELEFSASEWENLYGPDIKTGSITPFLKYVNTTNTINWFIRVGVGVAYVEQTQWGNRSLGDNWLFSDKLEIGTEINQHNRIGLSLTHYSNARLNKNNDGTNIVSLNYSVHW; the protein is encoded by the coding sequence ATGCACAAATATTCATATATATTTCTACTGATGAGCTCAATAACGCACGCTGATGGTGTTCTTCTATCTGGCGGTCAATCAACCTCTAAAGACAAATCAAGTGTAATACAGTTTGGGTATATCATTGAACCGGGAAAGTCATCACCACTTTTAATACTGAATGCTTTTACATGGGAGCTCGAATTTTCTGCAAGTGAGTGGGAGAACCTTTATGGACCAGATATCAAAACGGGGTCAATCACACCATTTTTAAAATACGTAAATACGACTAACACCATAAATTGGTTTATCCGAGTAGGAGTGGGTGTTGCCTACGTTGAACAAACACAGTGGGGTAATAGAAGTTTAGGTGATAATTGGTTGTTTTCAGATAAACTAGAGATTGGTACAGAAATAAATCAACACAATAGAATAGGCTTATCACTAACTCATTATTCAAATGCTAGGCTAAACAAAAATAATGACGGTACAAATATCGTGTCTTTGAATTATAGCGTTCATTGGTGA
- a CDS encoding stress response translation initiation inhibitor YciH: MSWQDQLSQVVYSTETGRVKEKKIDTVTPSDGFAKVRRETKGRKGKGVMTISGLGLDNKALKDLASKLKKTCGCGGSVVGETIEIQGDKRDQIKLVLEKSGFKVKFIGG, encoded by the coding sequence ATGTCTTGGCAAGATCAACTATCCCAAGTTGTTTACTCCACTGAAACCGGTCGAGTAAAAGAAAAAAAAATAGACACCGTAACCCCAAGTGATGGCTTTGCTAAAGTGCGCCGAGAAACCAAAGGTCGTAAAGGCAAAGGTGTCATGACCATTTCGGGTTTAGGCCTAGATAATAAAGCGCTTAAAGACTTGGCCAGCAAATTAAAGAAAACCTGTGGCTGCGGTGGCAGTGTTGTGGGCGAAACCATAGAAATTCAGGGTGATAAAAGAGATCAGATTAAGCTGGTTTTAGAAAAATCTGGTTTTAAAGTGAAGTTTATTGGTGGCTAA
- a CDS encoding HIT domain-containing protein: protein MTEQFELHSQLAADCVEVAELPLCKLLLCNDSNYPWFILVPKVHGVSEVFQLEWNEQQQLLNESSMIAEMLMQTFNGDKLNVAALGNVVPQLHIHHVVRFENDAAWPKPIWGVVPTKQYSNAQLEEIKLKVLPQLEAVLAK, encoded by the coding sequence ATGACTGAACAATTTGAACTTCATTCACAACTTGCTGCTGACTGTGTAGAGGTCGCAGAATTGCCTTTATGTAAGTTATTGCTATGCAACGACAGTAATTATCCGTGGTTTATTTTAGTACCTAAAGTTCACGGTGTTTCTGAAGTCTTCCAGTTAGAGTGGAACGAGCAGCAGCAATTATTGAACGAATCGAGCATGATTGCAGAAATGCTGATGCAAACCTTTAACGGTGATAAGCTTAATGTGGCCGCCTTGGGCAATGTTGTACCACAGTTACACATTCATCATGTGGTTAGGTTTGAAAATGATGCTGCATGGCCTAAGCCTATTTGGGGGGTTGTACCGACAAAGCAGTATTCGAATGCACAGCTAGAAGAAATAAAGCTAAAAGTACTACCTCAGCTCGAGGCAGTACTTGCAAAATAA
- the megL gene encoding methionine gamma-lyase, whose product MSNSKNIETQSIHAGRIKDEQFGSLATPLYQTSTFIFDNAQQGANRFAGEEDGFIYSRLGNPTTRQLEQRVAAMEGMEDAAATATGMGAVSGALLANLSCGDHLISSKAVYGCSYALMAHQLTRWGIEVSFVDMTNPQEIEAAIKPNTKVIFLETPINPNLVVLDIKVIADIAKKHEILSIVDNTFLTPVLQRPKEFGIDVVIHSATKYLNGHGDVVAGIICGSNEMISHIKLTILKDVGATISPHDAWLIMRGIKTLPIRMERHCKNAQTIAEYLEQHEMIDKVYYPGLKSHQGNKYIGKQMSAAGGVIAFELKGNLKEGEAFINRMQLFSIAVSLGDAESLIQHPASMTHSPYSQEERLEAGISDTLIRISVGLENAEDLITDLEHSLNQIRLEEKSAQVA is encoded by the coding sequence ATGAGTAATAGCAAAAATATCGAGACTCAATCTATTCATGCCGGCCGTATTAAAGATGAACAGTTTGGATCACTAGCAACACCGCTCTATCAAACATCAACTTTTATCTTTGATAATGCTCAACAAGGAGCAAATAGATTTGCTGGCGAAGAAGACGGCTTTATTTACTCTCGCCTCGGTAACCCTACAACAAGACAGTTAGAACAACGTGTCGCAGCGATGGAAGGTATGGAAGATGCAGCGGCAACAGCTACAGGTATGGGCGCAGTATCTGGGGCTTTGTTAGCCAATTTATCTTGCGGCGATCACCTAATATCATCGAAAGCCGTTTACGGTTGTTCCTATGCACTAATGGCTCATCAGTTAACTCGCTGGGGTATAGAGGTTTCTTTTGTCGATATGACTAACCCTCAAGAAATAGAAGCCGCTATCAAACCAAATACTAAGGTAATATTTCTAGAAACCCCTATTAACCCCAATTTAGTGGTATTAGATATTAAAGTAATCGCTGATATTGCCAAAAAGCACGAAATTTTATCTATCGTAGATAATACCTTCTTAACACCTGTTTTACAGCGACCTAAGGAGTTTGGCATAGATGTCGTAATTCATAGTGCGACTAAGTATCTAAATGGCCATGGCGACGTTGTAGCGGGTATTATTTGTGGTAGTAACGAAATGATCAGCCATATTAAATTAACTATATTAAAAGATGTGGGAGCGACAATTAGCCCACATGATGCATGGCTTATTATGCGAGGTATAAAAACGTTACCGATAAGAATGGAGCGACATTGCAAAAATGCCCAAACCATCGCCGAGTATTTAGAACAACACGAAATGATCGACAAGGTGTATTACCCAGGGTTAAAAAGTCACCAAGGGAATAAGTACATTGGAAAACAAATGTCTGCTGCAGGTGGTGTAATTGCGTTTGAACTCAAAGGAAATCTAAAAGAAGGTGAGGCATTCATAAACCGAATGCAATTGTTTTCTATTGCGGTGAGCTTAGGTGATGCTGAGTCATTGATACAACATCCAGCATCAATGACTCACTCTCCTTACTCTCAAGAAGAGCGTTTAGAGGCAGGGATCAGTGATACACTTATTAGAATTTCAGTTGGTTTAGAGAATGCTGAAGATCTTATTACTGATCTTGAACATTCTCTGAATCAAATCCGCTTAGAAGAAAAATCAGCTCAAGTAGCTTAA
- a CDS encoding electron transfer flavoprotein-ubiquinone oxidoreductase — MERESMEFDVVIVGAGPSGLATACRIMQMAQEKEQELMVCVVEKGSEVGAHILSGAVFEPRALNELFPDWKEKGAPLNTPVTGDDIYLLNSAENGIKLPGFSVPKTMHNDGNYIVSMGNICRWLAEQAEQLGVEIFPGFAAQDVIYNEDGSVGGIITGDMGLDAEGNQKDSFMPGMELRAKYTVFAEGCRGHLGKELISKFNLDAEKSPQHYGIGFKEIWDIDPDKHQEGLVVHSAGWPLDKDTTGGGYLYHAENNQVFVGLIVDLNYSNPHLSPFEEFQRYKHHPKISQYLEGGKRVSYGARAMAKGGYNSLPKQTMPGAILVGCDAGTINFAKIKGNHTAMKTGTLAAETIVEALISGDEGGKDLTAYEEKFKSSWLFDELYNTRNFGPAMHKFGTFFGGVYNTVDQNFFGGKLPFNFKDDSLDHEQLKLAGEAPMINYAKPDGKLSFDRLSSVFLSNTNHEEEQPCHLKLADASIPMTVNLEKYAEPAQRYCPAGVYEIQETEEGQQFVINSQNCIHCKTCDIKDPSQNITWVTPEGTGGPNYPNM; from the coding sequence ATGGAACGTGAATCGATGGAGTTTGATGTCGTGATCGTCGGTGCCGGTCCATCAGGTCTGGCTACAGCGTGTCGTATTATGCAAATGGCTCAAGAAAAAGAACAAGAGCTTATGGTATGCGTTGTTGAAAAAGGATCTGAAGTTGGAGCGCACATTTTATCTGGCGCCGTGTTTGAACCACGCGCACTAAATGAGTTGTTTCCAGATTGGAAAGAAAAAGGTGCGCCACTTAATACACCAGTAACGGGTGATGATATATACCTACTTAATAGTGCAGAAAATGGCATTAAATTACCTGGTTTCTCAGTACCTAAGACTATGCACAATGATGGCAATTATATCGTCAGTATGGGCAACATTTGTCGTTGGTTAGCAGAACAAGCTGAGCAACTTGGTGTTGAAATATTCCCAGGTTTTGCAGCACAAGATGTTATCTACAATGAAGATGGTAGTGTTGGTGGGATTATCACGGGTGATATGGGGCTAGATGCCGAAGGCAATCAAAAAGATTCATTTATGCCGGGCATGGAATTACGTGCCAAATACACAGTGTTTGCAGAAGGTTGTCGTGGTCATTTAGGTAAAGAGCTGATCAGCAAATTCAACTTAGATGCCGAAAAATCACCTCAGCACTACGGTATTGGTTTTAAAGAAATTTGGGACATAGACCCTGACAAACATCAAGAAGGATTAGTAGTCCACTCTGCCGGCTGGCCACTAGATAAAGACACGACAGGTGGTGGTTATTTGTACCATGCCGAAAACAATCAAGTATTTGTTGGCTTAATTGTTGATTTAAATTATTCAAACCCTCATTTAAGTCCGTTTGAAGAATTCCAACGTTATAAACATCATCCAAAAATCAGCCAGTATTTAGAAGGTGGTAAGCGTGTTTCTTACGGTGCACGCGCTATGGCTAAAGGCGGTTATAATTCATTACCGAAGCAAACAATGCCAGGCGCTATTTTAGTGGGTTGTGACGCAGGAACAATTAACTTTGCCAAAATCAAAGGTAATCATACCGCTATGAAAACGGGGACGTTGGCGGCTGAAACTATCGTTGAAGCGCTAATTTCTGGTGATGAAGGTGGTAAAGATTTAACCGCCTACGAAGAGAAGTTTAAGTCATCATGGTTATTTGATGAGTTATATAATACCCGTAACTTTGGCCCAGCAATGCACAAGTTTGGTACCTTCTTTGGTGGTGTTTATAACACAGTAGATCAAAACTTCTTTGGCGGTAAGTTGCCGTTTAACTTCAAAGATGACTCTTTAGATCATGAGCAATTGAAACTAGCGGGTGAAGCGCCGATGATCAATTATGCTAAGCCGGACGGTAAGCTAAGTTTTGATCGGTTGTCTTCGGTATTTTTATCAAACACGAACCATGAAGAGGAGCAGCCTTGTCATTTAAAACTTGCTGACGCAAGTATTCCTATGACGGTTAACTTGGAAAAATACGCAGAGCCTGCACAACGTTATTGTCCTGCCGGCGTTTATGAAATTCAAGAGACTGAAGAAGGACAACAGTTTGTGATCAACTCGCAAAACTGCATCCACTGTAAAACCTGTGATATTAAAGATCCGAGCCAGAATATAACGTGGGTGACACCAGAAGGCACTGGTGGTCCCAATTACCCGAATATGTAA
- a CDS encoding electron transfer flavoprotein subunit beta/FixA family protein — MKVLVPIKRVIDYNVKVRVKPDNSDVDLANVKMAINPFCEIAVEEAVRLKEAGTATEVIAISIGDKSCQEQLRTALALGADRAIQIETGEKLDSLHVAKLLQKVVEEEQPQLVILGKQSIDSDNNQTGQMLAALTGMAQGTFASEVKVDGDKVNVTREVDGGLQTVALNLPAIVTTDLRLNEPRYASLPNIMKAKRKPLDVKAAADFGIDLTARTNLLKVTPPAQREAGIIVETVDELVEKLKNEAKVIS; from the coding sequence ATGAAAGTATTAGTACCCATCAAACGCGTGATTGACTACAACGTCAAAGTTCGCGTTAAACCAGATAATTCAGACGTTGATTTAGCCAACGTCAAAATGGCAATTAACCCATTCTGTGAAATTGCTGTTGAAGAAGCCGTTCGTTTGAAAGAAGCAGGCACGGCAACTGAAGTTATTGCTATTTCCATTGGTGATAAAAGCTGTCAAGAGCAACTTCGTACTGCTTTAGCATTAGGTGCAGACCGCGCTATTCAAATTGAGACAGGTGAAAAACTCGATTCATTGCATGTTGCTAAGCTACTTCAAAAGGTTGTTGAAGAAGAGCAGCCTCAGTTGGTTATTCTTGGTAAGCAGTCTATAGACTCAGACAACAACCAAACAGGTCAAATGCTTGCTGCATTGACAGGTATGGCACAAGGAACATTCGCATCAGAAGTAAAAGTTGATGGCGATAAAGTCAATGTAACACGTGAAGTTGACGGCGGTTTACAAACTGTTGCGTTGAACTTACCTGCGATTGTTACTACAGATTTACGTCTAAATGAACCTCGTTATGCGTCATTGCCAAACATCATGAAAGCAAAACGTAAGCCTTTAGATGTTAAAGCTGCTGCAGATTTTGGTATCGACTTAACTGCTCGTACAAACTTATTGAAAGTCACTCCTCCTGCTCAACGTGAAGCAGGTATTATTGTTGAGACTGTCGACGAATTAGTAGAAAAGTTAAAAAATGAAGCCAAGGTGATCTCATGA
- the ylqF gene encoding ribosome biogenesis GTPase YlqF produces MAINWFPGHMHKAQKEIKEILPQIDVVIEVCDARLPFSSENPMITEIRGNKPLIKILNKCDLADAALTQVWLDYLEAQNNVRAIALTTETPSVAKQIPQLIRKLVPNKDETGKQINVVIMGIPNVGKSTLLNTLVGKAKAKVGNEPAVTKGQQRIRLEDGLYLYDTPGMLWPKIVNENSGYRLAITSAVKDTAFDHEEIACFAAEYLLESYPQRLIERYKLQDELPETEVELIETIGRKRGCVKSGGHVDFHKASAILINEIRDKTLGGLTFETPAMVEKEQVHFAELEASKAAEREARKKARGRGRKNKR; encoded by the coding sequence ATGGCTATTAATTGGTTCCCAGGGCATATGCATAAAGCCCAAAAAGAAATTAAAGAAATCCTACCGCAAATCGATGTGGTGATAGAGGTTTGTGATGCACGACTACCATTTAGTAGCGAAAATCCTATGATCACTGAAATAAGGGGTAATAAACCGCTTATAAAGATTTTAAATAAATGTGATTTAGCGGACGCTGCATTAACACAAGTTTGGTTAGATTATTTAGAAGCGCAGAACAATGTGCGAGCTATTGCGCTAACAACAGAAACACCGAGCGTAGCTAAGCAAATCCCTCAGCTTATTCGTAAACTTGTACCAAATAAAGATGAAACGGGTAAACAAATCAATGTTGTGATTATGGGCATACCAAATGTTGGTAAATCCACGCTGTTAAATACACTTGTAGGCAAAGCTAAAGCAAAAGTCGGTAATGAACCAGCGGTAACGAAGGGACAACAACGAATTCGTTTAGAGGACGGGTTGTACCTTTATGATACGCCAGGCATGTTGTGGCCGAAAATCGTGAATGAAAATAGTGGCTATCGTTTGGCTATTACTAGTGCTGTGAAAGATACTGCATTTGATCACGAAGAAATAGCTTGTTTTGCTGCTGAATACTTATTAGAAAGCTACCCTCAGCGACTTATCGAGCGTTACAAGCTTCAAGATGAATTACCAGAAACAGAAGTTGAGCTTATTGAAACGATTGGTAGAAAGCGCGGATGTGTTAAAAGTGGTGGTCATGTCGATTTTCACAAAGCGTCTGCAATTTTGATTAATGAAATTAGGGACAAAACCTTAGGTGGTTTAACGTTTGAGACTCCTGCTATGGTGGAAAAGGAGCAAGTGCACTTCGCAGAGCTTGAAGCAAGCAAAGCAGCTGAGCGTGAAGCACGCAAAAAGGCTCGCGGCCGTGGTCGAAAAAACAAAAGATAA
- a CDS encoding sigma 54-interacting transcriptional regulator, whose product MRIQISSTDRVGISQEILSVIAENKWNIVAMEIIPKTIFLHVESQKITFSKVAQALKKVKGVLGCNPIDLLPTESREQHLNAMLSRIPDPIFDVDRNGVVISCNLNNAPIQKDNETFQDKLSIIGQNISELFAVNQEILVTPKRNALEVNFNGQLYLAESTPVIFEGKLNGVVIILKGMDAIGRQISMMQRSDAHQVDNIIGTSAKISLLKNQLLKFSTLDLPILLTGETGTGKELFARAIHEASGRKGAPFLAINCASLSEHLLESELFGYMAGAFTGAQKSGKPGLFELAHGGTVFLDEIAEMSGYLQAKLLRFLQDYSYRRLGGTKELTANVRIISASHQPFDLMIQNKVFREDLYYRLNVLSLSLPALKERNEDIPLLCHHFMKNAAKQVNQVVPLLTESALAQLIEYSWPGNIRQLQNVLFRLVALNTSNEISEEDVQKVLADFGAPVAKQILENVEEKSGGQHWLKVEDWQSAQYQFEHELLSQFKPVYTSTRKLAQRLKVSHNKIAMKLRQHKLNEG is encoded by the coding sequence GTGAGAATTCAGATCAGTTCAACAGACAGAGTTGGAATTAGTCAGGAAATTTTAAGTGTGATCGCTGAGAATAAGTGGAATATCGTCGCGATGGAAATAATCCCCAAGACTATTTTTCTTCACGTCGAAAGCCAGAAAATTACATTTTCGAAAGTTGCGCAAGCGCTCAAGAAGGTTAAAGGTGTCTTAGGTTGTAACCCCATTGATTTATTACCGACAGAATCTAGAGAGCAGCATTTAAATGCAATGTTAAGCCGAATACCCGATCCGATATTTGACGTGGATAGAAATGGCGTAGTGATCTCCTGCAATCTAAATAATGCTCCAATCCAAAAAGATAATGAGACTTTTCAGGACAAGTTAAGCATTATCGGACAAAATATTTCCGAATTATTCGCCGTTAATCAAGAGATTCTAGTGACGCCAAAGCGTAACGCTTTAGAAGTTAATTTTAATGGACAGTTATATCTTGCGGAATCAACACCAGTCATTTTTGAAGGGAAGCTCAATGGGGTTGTAATCATACTTAAAGGCATGGACGCTATTGGTCGCCAAATTTCAATGATGCAACGAAGTGATGCCCATCAAGTCGACAATATTATTGGTACGAGCGCTAAAATATCCCTGTTAAAGAATCAATTGCTCAAGTTCTCGACCTTAGATTTGCCAATATTACTGACCGGTGAAACAGGCACGGGGAAAGAGTTATTTGCTCGGGCAATTCATGAAGCCAGTGGTAGAAAAGGTGCCCCATTTTTAGCAATAAATTGTGCATCACTGTCTGAGCACCTTTTAGAAAGTGAATTATTTGGTTATATGGCTGGTGCATTCACTGGCGCTCAGAAAAGCGGTAAGCCAGGCTTGTTTGAACTTGCACATGGAGGCACGGTTTTCTTAGACGAAATTGCAGAAATGTCAGGTTATCTGCAAGCCAAGCTCTTAAGATTTCTACAAGATTATAGTTATCGCCGTTTAGGGGGAACAAAAGAGCTAACTGCTAATGTGAGAATAATCTCGGCAAGTCATCAACCGTTTGATTTAATGATTCAAAATAAAGTCTTTCGAGAGGATTTATATTATCGACTGAACGTATTAAGCCTTTCGTTGCCAGCTCTGAAAGAACGTAATGAAGATATTCCTTTATTATGTCACCATTTTATGAAAAATGCCGCCAAGCAAGTCAACCAAGTTGTTCCACTATTAACGGAAAGCGCGTTAGCCCAATTGATAGAATACTCATGGCCGGGCAACATCAGACAGTTGCAAAATGTGCTCTTTAGGCTTGTGGCTTTAAATACAAGTAATGAGATCAGCGAAGAAGATGTACAAAAAGTTCTAGCAGATTTTGGCGCTCCTGTAGCAAAGCAAATTTTGGAAAATGTTGAGGAAAAAAGTGGAGGGCAGCATTGGTTAAAGGTAGAAGATTGGCAATCAGCACAATATCAGTTTGAGCATGAACTTTTATCTCAATTTAAGCCTGTATACACATCAACCAGAAAACTCGCGCAGCGATTAAAAGTATCACACAACAAAATTGCAATGAAGTTGCGTCAACATAAATTGAATGAGGGCTAA
- the gmhB gene encoding D-glycero-beta-D-manno-heptose 1,7-bisphosphate 7-phosphatase, with protein MKKALFLDRDGIINVDFGYVHKISDFEFVEGIMDLCRYASDMGYEIYVITNQAGIARGYYSIDDFNVLTDWMIKVFKKEDIAIKGVYFCPHHPEKGTNDFVVSCKCRKPEPGMILQAVKEHELDVNKSVFIGDKLSDMHAAEAAGIHNRVLVASQYHDNSTAHVHRVNNIKEAIAFLS; from the coding sequence ATGAAAAAAGCATTATTTCTCGATCGTGACGGTATCATAAATGTAGACTTTGGCTACGTACATAAAATTAGTGATTTTGAGTTTGTCGAAGGGATTATGGATCTATGCCGTTATGCCTCCGATATGGGCTATGAAATCTATGTAATAACAAATCAAGCAGGTATCGCAAGAGGTTATTATTCTATTGATGATTTCAATGTATTAACAGACTGGATGATTAAAGTATTTAAAAAAGAAGATATCGCCATTAAAGGGGTTTATTTCTGTCCACATCACCCTGAAAAGGGAACAAATGACTTTGTTGTGAGCTGTAAATGTCGTAAACCGGAGCCCGGAATGATTTTACAGGCTGTAAAAGAGCATGAACTTGATGTTAACAAAAGTGTATTCATTGGAGATAAACTTTCAGATATGCACGCGGCTGAAGCAGCAGGCATTCATAATAGAGTACTTGTTGCTAGTCAATATCATGACAATTCAACGGCGCATGTACATCGCGTAAATAACATAAAGGAAGCTATTGCTTTTCTTTCTTGA